Part of the Bubalus kerabau isolate K-KA32 ecotype Philippines breed swamp buffalo chromosome 18, PCC_UOA_SB_1v2, whole genome shotgun sequence genome is shown below.
tataccatgttcttggatgaAGAATCAGTTCTGTCAAACTATATTACCCATGGCTATCTATACATTCAAAGCAATcactatcaaattatcaatggtatttttcacagaactagaaaaaaaaatcttaaaatttgtatggagatacaaaagaccccaaaaagccaaagcaatcttgagaaagaataacagAGCTATAGGAATCAGGatcccagacttcagactatactacaaagctacagtaatcaaaacagtatggtactggcacaaaagtggaaatacagatcaatggaataggatagaaagcccagaaataaacccatatactTATGCtcaattaatctgtgacaaaggaggcaagactatacagtgGAGGAAAAACAGTCTGGTTGAAAAATGATGtcgagaaaactggacagctacatataaaaaaatgagattagaacactccctaacacaatacacaaagataaactcaaaatggattaaacttgaaatggatctaaatgtaaggctggatattataaaactgttagaggaaaagacaggaagaacactctttgacataaattgcaggaatatctttttggatccatctcccagaataaaggaaataaaaccaaaaataataaatgggacctaattaaactcaaaaacttttgcacagcaaacaaaccataagcaaaacaaaaagataactcaatgtgggagaaaatatttgcaaaagatgtgactgacaaggggttagtctccaaaatatataaacaactcatgtgcctcaatataaaaaaaaaaacaacaacaacccaatcaaaagatgagcagaagatctacatagagatttctccaaagaagacattcagatgttCAAGAGgcatattaaaagatgctcaacatcactaattattagagcagtgcaaatcaaaactacaattacatattatctcacaccagtcagaatggccattatcaaaaaaatctacaaacaataaatagtgGAAAGGGTATGGATAAAAGGTGAACCCTCCTATGCTGTACTTGTTTATCTTAATACATGAAAAAGagtagaagttttaaaaattcttcatgagTCCAAGCTGGGCCATGACTATTATTGATGGGGTTTACTCAAGGCACTGATTCCAAGTTTGATGACCATCAGCAAACTGGCACCTGCAATCAGGCCTACTGGCATGAATTTTCTAGAGTTATAGAATCTCATCCCCATGATGCCAGCCAAGGTTCCAGATGTGACTAAGAAAAGCCAAATGTTCTTCAGATCCTGAGAGAGCTGATAGGAACCCAGGCCGGAGAGACCACCGAAGAGGAGCCCGgcagccagggatggaacactgCCTgctttagcatagccaatgaTCCCGCCGGAAGCAACCAGTGCTGCATAGCCAAAGCCAAGCCAGTGTAAAGGCACTAGCGGGCCAGAGTCCTTCGGCATTATTCTCTTTCACATTCTCCAAACCAGGCCTGTACCTCCTTCCTGAATGTCTGCCCGCACAGGTCGACCAGGGTGTACTTGCCTCCGGGCGGGGAgtcgctggtgggaatgtaaatcagtgCAAACACTATGGATaactgtatggagattccttaagagagtaaaaatagagctactgtatgattcagcaattGGACTCCcaggcatatattcagagaacaccatggttcaaaaagatacatgcactccagtgttcatgggaCAACAGTTTatacctaaatgcccatcaacagaggaatggctaaataaatgtggtacatatataaatggaatattcagttcagtttagtcgctcagttgtgtccgactctttgcaaccccatgaatcgcagcatgccagacctccctgtccatcaccaactcccggagttcactcagactcatgtccatcgagtcggtggtaccatccagctatctcatcctctgtcgtccccttctcctcctgcccctaattcctcccagcatcagagtcttttccaatgagtctactcttcgcatcaggtggccaaagtactgaagtttcagctttagcatcattccttccaaagaaatcccagggctgatctccttcagaatggactggttggatctccttgctccaacaccacagttaaaagcatcaattcttcagtgctcagctttttttcacagtccaactctcacatccatacatgactactggaaaaacaatagccttgactagacagacctttgttggcaaagtaatgtttctgcttttcagtatgctatctaggttggtcataacttttcttccaaggagtaagcgtcttttaatttcatggctgcagtcaccatctgcagtgattttggagccctgaaaaataaagtctgacactgtttccactgtttccccatctatttgccatgaattgatgggaccagatgccatgatcttagttttctgaatgttgagctttaagccaactttttcactctcctctttcactttaatcaagaggctttttagttcctcttcactttctgccatatgggtggtgtcaaatggaatattactcagtcattaaaaagaatgaattaatgccatttgctgcaacgTGGATGGAATGGGTGATTGTCATACTAAATAATTgttagacagagaaaggcaaatatcatatgatatcatgtatatgaagagagtaaaaaatgatataaatgaaattatttacaaaacagaaacagactcacagatatagagaacaaatgtatggttacctGGACGGATGAGTGTGAGAGAGGGCTacatgggagtttgggattgacatgtaacaaattgctatatttaaaacagataaccaacaaagatctactgtataACTCTGGGAAATCTgcttcaatattttgtaatgaacTAAATGGGAGAAGATTTTGAAAAACAGTAGATTCAAaaatgtgtgtaactgaatcacttaggtGTATATCTGAATCTtaaataacattgttaatcaaccaagctccaatataaaataaaaattttaaaaagagaggctAAAAATGAGtttccagagagaaagaaaagttcaAGGAGAGTGAGCTGTcctggaaggagaagagggaactgCATGGATGAAGAGAGTGATAAAGTATCAAATTATGCTCCTAAGCTTTCTGAAATATGATGTTGATATGTTTTGCTATAGGTCTCTATTGATTCATTTGTTGGTACTCTAGGCCTTTTGCTCTTCCTTCATTTGACTCTGAACTCTTCTCAATGTTCTTTCTTCTAAGacttcttttatttctgtgtatacTTTATAGATACATTgtctcatattttatttctactttattggggatttcttattctttcatttaacGTTTGttagattatttttgtttttcttgtttgtttttaaagcaatGTAGTAATATCTGGttattttcttgtctttaaaaGCAGCATAATAAAAATACTGTTTGAAAATTCTGTACTTACAGATAGGGCTTCTTTTCTTTGGTCATTATTGAGGTATCATCTGGCTGAGTCATTTCAGTAGGGAATCCTCAGTGTCAGAATTTTTACTCATTCTTTTCTGCTAGTAAGGTTTTCCATCTTTCAAGAATATATGCCTGGATAACTGCTCTCAAAAATTGTAGAATTCTCGCAGGAAGACATTGGTGGGTCCCAAAATTTGTAGTATTGGTACATACACTTTCCTTTAAACCATACATGTTATATGTCGGTCCAGGGTCTTTAATTACCCTCTACCAGGAATAATGTGTAGTCTTCTGCTCTGTAGAAGTGGAATCATCCATCATCCGCAGGTTGCATGAAATGAGGCAAGGGGACCTTGGGTATAACTTCCTTTTAGATATACTTTCAGTCAATCTACCTGTTTCATACCAAGTTCATCTCCACTTCCAGAAATTTGGGGGAGTTAAAACCCACAAATCAGGTTGCTCCTCAGCACACAGtttttacagttttcaaaacaTTGCCACTGATTTTTCCAGCCCTATTTACTTTTTAGTTTAGTCCTTAACTAACTCAATTGCTGTATTAGGAGAGTTTTGTGAGGTTATGGAGGTTGATGGGTGCTGTTCTTCATGATACTGTTAAATGTCTcatgtaacattttaaatgtcaatatatttgtctatttcctttcatttctgcCTTATCTTCCATGTTACTCAAATTTGCAACATTCTTAACACTTACACCAGTGTACTGAAAATATAATACTTCTCACTTTTCTAAAGTATATctcctaaaaatattaaaaatccgtGAAAGTGATAttgtcagtctctcagtcatatccaactctttgagacattatggactatagcccatcaggctcttctgcccacgaaattctccaggcaagaatactcgagcgggtagccattcccttctccaagagattgtcttgacccaggaattgaatccaggtctcctgcattgcaggcagcttctttaccatctgagccaccagagcccTTAAAACCATAAACCTAGCTTAATCAGATTTATAGTAATGTCATAtcctattgttttctttcttttcttatgagTATTTTAAGAGTCCTAGAATAGTCAAAGATAATATTTTTAGTATCACCAacaaatggattttctttttttatatccaAAATTAAACTAATTTCTTTAaaccattactttgccagcaaaggtctggctagtcaaggctatggcttttccagtggtcatgtatggatgtgcgagttggactataaagaatggcaagcaccaaagaactgatgcttttgaattgtggtgttggagaagactcttgaaagtctcttggacagaaaggagatccaaccagtcaatcctaaaggaaatcagtcctgaatattcattgaaaggactgatgctgaagctgaaactccaatactttggccacctgatgcgaagaactgactcaatgggaaagaccctaatgctgggaaagattgaaggcaggaggaaaagggaatgatgaggatgagatggttggatggcatcaccgactcaatggacatgagtttgaacaggctccaggagttggtgatggacagggaagcctggcatgctgtagtacatggggttgcaaagagtcagacatgactgagtgactgaactgaactgaagttataaTGCAGtgattttttgttcatttttttttcagattgatTGTTTTTGTGGTTTATGGGGGTTTATctgctgccttctccagtggaactatGAATAGTAAGCATTTAACACATTCTCATTTCTATAACAGT
Proteins encoded:
- the LOC129633095 gene encoding transmembrane protein 14C-like; its protein translation is MPKDSGPLVPLHWLGFGYAALVASGGIIGYAKAGSVPSLAAGLLFGGLSGLGSYQLSQDLKNIWLFLVTSGTLAGIMGMRFYNSRKFMPVGLIAGASLLMVIKLGISALSKPHQ